The proteins below are encoded in one region of Methanobacterium sp.:
- the cdhB gene encoding CO dehydrogenase/acetyl-CoA synthase complex subunit epsilon — MNERVIPWQPTVIAGPKQALLVTPETAQMMLQKAKRPLMIIGPLINDSPVQALATKIAEKWNIPIVSTGDAFKSLNEAGISSKPYGVVEIVNLLKDPEWKGINDEGQHDLVVFIGVIYYVGSQGLSTLKHFAPHLKTLTICKFFHSNADASFPNMKDEEWIKYLEKLAE, encoded by the coding sequence ATGAATGAAAGAGTAATCCCATGGCAACCAACAGTTATAGCTGGACCCAAACAGGCACTACTTGTAACTCCAGAAACTGCACAAATGATGCTTCAAAAAGCAAAAAGACCCTTAATGATAATAGGGCCTCTTATAAATGACAGCCCTGTACAGGCGCTTGCTACTAAAATTGCAGAAAAATGGAATATTCCAATTGTAAGCACCGGAGATGCATTTAAATCTCTAAATGAAGCAGGGATTTCAAGTAAGCCTTATGGAGTAGTTGAAATTGTAAATCTTCTTAAAGATCCAGAATGGAAAGGAATAAATGATGAAGGGCAGCACGATTTAGTCGTTTTCATAGGTGTAATATATTATGTGGGTTCACAGGGGCTCTCAACCTTAAAACACTTTGCACCTCATTTAAAAACCCTTACTATTTGCAAATTTTTCCATTCAAATGCAGATGCATCATTCCCTAACATGAAAGATGAGGAATGGATCAAGTATCTTGAAAAATTAGCTGAATAA